One Nodosilinea sp. FACHB-141 DNA segment encodes these proteins:
- a CDS encoding putative PEP-binding protein, translating to MTWLRQLHTLNIADLRDVGQKAYYLGLLEQQGLPVAQGCVLTAAAWHHGLEQMAWPDGDGDRLAPVCQNGFKTLQQSSQQWQKALRDIPAIEAIAAEGLTCPEPDGFIPAAWMLRASLWVDGLGLEQAASRLISPGLLSAQIEADQADLAGVLPQFWSQALTARCLPVWDLHCQRLRDLSLATLVMPVYPALVSGTLILSQEQITVTAVAGLGMALTQGEAIPASCWTSSGKVAEATWLPGFQERVYQLRPASKYRPRPLASAQPIQVIERDRPKLSAPLSHDQLARLVQVAERAQTAMGEAGVRLEWLLHPSANPDQPTLIITEAGPWPHPAITAADPVRPPPTKARAQPPLLPSASTVVRGIGAAAGCIQGVAVVAQRPQDLPRPLPAGCIVVLPDLQPDVFFQLPSVAGIVTERGGATCHAAILAREVGIPAVVGAPHATQLLESGMVLWLDGDRGVVYGLTDEAAASFRPPLAPAPEPLPTDQPGRYHRLRTQVMVNLSQRQGLANLSLNHVAGIGLLRSEWLLLEVLEGRHPWDWVNRGQEAELQSRLVQQLEPILQTLGPRPLRYRSLDLRSHEWQALRGSPPVEPNPMLGLRGTLSYEIDDRLFQVELGALATLQQAGYSNLQLILPFVRSVEEAIACRQRVERAGLIDTTGFALWIMAEVPSVLFLLPAYAQAGIQGIAIGSNDLTQLLLAIDRDQPTIASAYDERHPVVRLAMAHLVQEARRNGLLCSICGQAPVRHPELIADLVGWGINSISVEAAALPFTLEAIWQAENGGGSEGVGG from the coding sequence ATGACGTGGCTTCGACAACTGCATACGCTGAACATCGCTGATCTGCGGGACGTCGGGCAGAAAGCCTATTACCTGGGCTTGCTCGAGCAGCAGGGGCTACCCGTGGCTCAGGGTTGCGTGCTGACGGCAGCAGCCTGGCACCACGGTTTGGAGCAGATGGCCTGGCCCGATGGCGACGGCGATCGGCTGGCTCCAGTGTGCCAAAACGGGTTTAAGACTCTACAGCAGAGCAGCCAGCAATGGCAAAAGGCCCTGCGAGACATTCCTGCAATCGAGGCGATCGCAGCTGAGGGGTTAACTTGTCCAGAGCCTGATGGCTTTATCCCCGCCGCCTGGATGCTGCGCGCATCGCTCTGGGTAGATGGTTTAGGCTTAGAGCAGGCAGCGTCTAGATTGATCAGCCCAGGCCTATTGTCGGCCCAGATCGAAGCCGACCAGGCAGATTTGGCCGGGGTGCTACCACAGTTTTGGAGCCAAGCGTTAACGGCTCGCTGTCTACCGGTCTGGGATCTTCACTGCCAGCGACTGCGCGATCTGAGCCTGGCCACACTGGTTATGCCGGTGTATCCAGCCCTGGTGTCCGGCACGCTCATTCTGAGCCAGGAGCAAATTACCGTGACTGCGGTAGCGGGGCTAGGGATGGCCCTCACCCAGGGAGAAGCTATTCCAGCCTCCTGCTGGACCAGCTCTGGTAAAGTCGCTGAGGCCACCTGGCTGCCGGGGTTTCAGGAGCGAGTTTACCAGCTCAGGCCCGCCTCTAAGTATCGCCCCCGCCCCTTGGCCAGTGCCCAACCCATTCAGGTGATCGAGCGCGATCGCCCCAAGCTGAGCGCCCCCCTCAGCCACGATCAGCTCGCCCGGCTAGTGCAGGTTGCAGAACGGGCTCAAACGGCCATGGGTGAAGCAGGGGTACGCCTAGAATGGCTGCTGCATCCCAGCGCTAATCCCGACCAGCCAACTCTGATCATTACCGAAGCCGGCCCCTGGCCCCACCCAGCAATAACGGCTGCGGACCCGGTGCGACCACCCCCAACCAAGGCGAGGGCTCAGCCTCCCCTACTGCCCTCAGCTAGCACGGTTGTACGCGGTATCGGGGCTGCAGCAGGATGCATTCAAGGGGTCGCCGTAGTTGCCCAACGGCCTCAAGACTTGCCGAGACCTCTCCCTGCGGGCTGCATTGTGGTGCTGCCTGACCTGCAACCCGATGTCTTTTTTCAGCTGCCCTCGGTAGCGGGCATTGTCACCGAGCGCGGCGGCGCCACCTGCCATGCGGCTATTTTGGCGAGAGAGGTAGGCATTCCGGCGGTGGTGGGCGCCCCCCATGCCACCCAGCTACTAGAGAGCGGCATGGTGCTCTGGCTAGACGGCGATCGCGGTGTGGTCTATGGCCTCACTGACGAGGCTGCCGCCTCGTTTCGTCCTCCGCTGGCCCCAGCCCCCGAACCGCTACCCACCGATCAACCGGGCCGCTATCACCGGCTGCGCACCCAGGTCATGGTCAACCTCAGCCAGCGCCAGGGCTTGGCCAACCTTTCTCTCAACCATGTCGCGGGCATTGGCCTACTGCGATCGGAATGGCTACTGCTGGAGGTGCTAGAGGGCCGCCACCCGTGGGACTGGGTTAACCGAGGCCAGGAAGCAGAGCTGCAAAGTCGCTTGGTGCAGCAGTTAGAGCCGATTTTGCAGACCCTAGGCCCCAGACCGCTGCGCTACCGCAGCCTCGATCTGCGATCGCACGAATGGCAGGCCCTGCGGGGCAGCCCTCCAGTAGAACCCAATCCGATGTTGGGGTTACGCGGCACCCTGAGCTACGAGATTGACGATCGCCTATTTCAGGTTGAGCTGGGGGCATTAGCCACTCTGCAACAGGCTGGCTATAGCAACCTACAGCTGATTTTGCCCTTTGTCCGCAGCGTTGAAGAAGCCATTGCCTGCCGCCAACGAGTTGAGCGCGCTGGCCTCATTGACACTACCGGCTTTGCGCTGTGGATTATGGCCGAGGTGCCCTCGGTGCTGTTTTTGCTGCCCGCCTACGCCCAAGCTGGCATCCAGGGCATTGCCATCGGGTCCAACGACCTCACCCAGCTACTGCTGGCCATCGATCGTGACCAGCCCACCATAGCCTCCGCCTATGACGAGCGCCACCCGGTGGTGCGCCTAGCCATGGCCCACTTGGTACAGGAGGCCCGCCGCAACGGCCTGCTCTGCTCCATCTGCGGCCAGGCTCCGGTACGCCACCCCGAACTGATCGCTGATTTAGTCGGCTGGGGAATTAACTCTATCTCGGTAGAAGCGGCGGCTCTACCGTTTACGCTGGAGGCAATTTGGCAGGCGGAGAATGGTGGGGGGAGTGAGGGAGTGGGGGGGTGA
- a CDS encoding ComF family protein encodes MHRRSSVQTWLSQGKRQMLSLFLAEPCPLCQRATPAVLCPSCCRQVQQCQAPTPCDRSIPDLTVLSWGRYEDSLRQVIGSLKYSGHTGLAQFLGTELGQTWLDHNPQSRASSRPVAIVPIPLHPTRLQQRGFNQADLIGQWFCRLTGLPLYSHGLLRVQSTQAQHSLNRLSRQQNLAQAFAVAPAHIKTLQRSTVWLLDDIFTTGATAQSAAQVLRRSGIAVEGICTVARPTIWATPIEPKRTSPLR; translated from the coding sequence ATGCACCGCCGCTCCTCCGTTCAGACCTGGCTCAGCCAGGGCAAACGCCAGATGCTCAGCCTGTTTTTGGCCGAGCCCTGCCCTCTGTGTCAGCGAGCGACGCCCGCAGTGCTCTGCCCCAGCTGCTGTCGCCAGGTGCAGCAGTGCCAGGCGCCAACGCCCTGCGATCGCAGTATCCCAGATTTGACAGTACTGAGCTGGGGTCGCTACGAAGACAGCCTGCGTCAGGTCATCGGCAGCCTCAAATACAGTGGCCACACTGGCCTAGCTCAGTTTTTGGGCACCGAGCTGGGGCAAACCTGGCTTGATCACAACCCTCAATCTAGGGCATCATCTCGCCCAGTGGCGATCGTCCCTATTCCCCTCCACCCCACCCGATTGCAGCAGCGGGGCTTTAACCAAGCCGACCTGATCGGCCAGTGGTTTTGTCGACTAACTGGGCTGCCGCTATACAGCCATGGCCTATTGCGCGTGCAGTCCACCCAGGCTCAGCACAGCCTCAACCGCCTCAGCCGTCAGCAAAATCTAGCTCAGGCCTTTGCCGTCGCCCCAGCCCACATCAAGACCCTCCAACGATCTACGGTGTGGCTGCTGGACGATATTTTCACCACTGGGGCTACTGCTCAGTCGGCGGCCCAGGTTTTGCGACGCAGCGGCATCGCTGTAGAGGGCATCTGCACCGTCGCCCGTCCAACGATCTGGGCCACCCCCATTGAGCCCAAAAGAACTTCGCCCCTTAGATAG
- a CDS encoding amino acid ABC transporter substrate-binding protein: MRKWGFLAAALGLTLAACGGGTTTTTNADGEAAPAGGGRLDVVKGRGQLICGVDGGIPGFSFVDESGTYTGLDVDICKAVAAAVLGDAEAVEYRRLDSTERFTALSGGEVDMLSRNTTWTISRDTSVGLEFAPTTFFDGQGMLVRTDSGIADLEDFAGKAICVETGTTTELNLTDQMRQLGVDFEPVVFQDADAAYAAYDEGRCEGMTSDKSQLVARRSTLPNPDEHTLLEVTMSKEPLGPVTTNNDSSWYDVVKWVTYGLIQAEEFGITSENIGTFEATENPDIARFLGQEGTLGTDMGLPNDFMVQVITQVGNYGEVYDRNVGADSEFALERGQNALWSEGGLMYSPPFR; this comes from the coding sequence ATGCGCAAGTGGGGTTTTCTCGCAGCTGCCCTCGGGCTAACGCTGGCCGCCTGTGGTGGCGGAACCACTACCACCACCAACGCCGATGGGGAAGCCGCTCCCGCTGGTGGTGGCCGTCTCGACGTTGTTAAAGGGCGTGGACAGCTAATTTGTGGCGTGGATGGTGGTATTCCGGGCTTTAGCTTTGTGGATGAAAGCGGCACCTATACTGGTCTCGACGTCGATATCTGTAAGGCCGTAGCTGCTGCCGTTTTGGGCGACGCCGAAGCTGTAGAATATCGCCGTTTAGACTCGACTGAGCGCTTTACGGCTCTCTCGGGGGGTGAAGTTGATATGCTCTCGCGCAACACCACCTGGACCATCAGCCGTGACACCAGCGTGGGTCTTGAATTTGCGCCTACCACTTTCTTCGATGGTCAGGGCATGTTGGTGCGAACCGACAGCGGCATCGCTGACCTGGAAGATTTTGCCGGTAAGGCCATTTGCGTGGAGACCGGTACCACCACTGAACTCAACCTAACTGACCAAATGCGTCAGCTCGGTGTCGATTTTGAGCCAGTGGTGTTTCAGGACGCCGACGCGGCCTATGCTGCCTACGACGAAGGCCGTTGTGAGGGCATGACCTCTGACAAATCGCAGCTGGTGGCTCGCCGCAGCACCCTGCCCAATCCCGACGAGCACACCCTGCTCGAAGTCACCATGTCTAAAGAGCCCCTAGGCCCTGTGACCACCAACAACGACTCCAGCTGGTACGACGTCGTCAAATGGGTTACCTACGGGTTGATTCAAGCCGAAGAGTTTGGCATTACCTCTGAGAATATTGGCACCTTTGAAGCTACTGAAAACCCTGACATTGCCCGCTTCCTAGGCCAGGAAGGCACTCTGGGCACTGATATGGGGCTCCCTAACGACTTCATGGTGCAGGTGATTACCCAGGTGGGCAACTACGGCGAAGTCTACGATCGCAACGTAGGGGCTGACTCTGAGTTTGCCCTAGAGCGCGGCCAAAACGCGCTGTGGAGCGAGGGTGGCCTGATGTACTCTCCCCCCTTCCGCTAA
- a CDS encoding amino acid ABC transporter permease, giving the protein MVHDSGSRSFDLKAMLRDERFWKIAFQVITLLVVLLLLSFFLGNLNRNLIQQGRAFGFSFLRNPAGFSIGESLIQYRPNDPYWRALMVGLGNTLTLVVGGIVLTTVLGVVAGVASFSKNWLLQKLSRVYVGLVQNIPLLLQLFFWYFAIFGALPNPANQIGVLGLAFLNNRGVYIPWASSALLAILGIAATVGAAIAALFLWRWRTKIRIETGVGGQAQSIALAVVALAWLAIITLGMNWTVPEGVEGGGVTGGLRLSREYVASLTALVFYTSAFVAEIVRAGIQSVSKGQWEAARTLGLNAGMVMRLVVFPQALRVIIPPMNSQYMNLTKNSSLAFAIAFPEIYSIATTTYNQTGRPVEVFVVMMATYLTLCLLITVVMNQFNRSVQFKER; this is encoded by the coding sequence ATGGTCCACGATAGCGGGAGCAGATCCTTCGACCTGAAGGCGATGCTGCGGGATGAACGCTTTTGGAAGATTGCCTTCCAGGTGATTACGCTGCTCGTTGTCCTGCTCTTGCTGAGCTTTTTCTTAGGCAACTTAAATCGCAACCTGATTCAGCAGGGGCGGGCCTTTGGGTTTAGCTTTTTGCGGAACCCGGCTGGCTTCAGCATTGGCGAAAGCTTGATTCAATATCGCCCCAACGACCCCTACTGGCGGGCGCTGATGGTGGGCTTGGGCAATACCTTGACCCTGGTAGTAGGCGGTATTGTGTTGACCACTGTGCTAGGCGTTGTAGCTGGGGTAGCAAGTTTTTCTAAGAACTGGCTGTTGCAAAAGCTTAGCCGTGTCTATGTGGGGCTGGTGCAGAACATTCCGCTGTTATTGCAGCTATTCTTTTGGTATTTCGCTATCTTTGGTGCCCTGCCCAACCCGGCTAACCAGATTGGGGTACTAGGGCTGGCTTTTTTAAACAATCGGGGGGTTTATATTCCTTGGGCCAGTAGTGCGCTGCTGGCCATATTGGGCATTGCGGCTACGGTTGGGGCGGCGATCGCCGCCCTTTTCCTCTGGCGCTGGCGCACCAAAATTCGCATTGAGACTGGGGTCGGCGGCCAGGCTCAGTCCATTGCTCTGGCGGTAGTGGCGTTAGCCTGGCTGGCCATTATCACCCTGGGTATGAACTGGACTGTACCGGAGGGCGTTGAGGGAGGTGGCGTTACCGGTGGCCTGCGTTTGTCGCGGGAGTATGTCGCCTCTCTGACGGCGCTGGTGTTCTATACCTCTGCGTTTGTGGCAGAGATTGTGCGGGCCGGTATTCAGTCGGTATCGAAGGGGCAGTGGGAAGCTGCCCGCACCCTGGGGCTAAATGCGGGCATGGTAATGCGGCTGGTGGTGTTTCCCCAGGCCCTGCGGGTGATCATTCCACCCATGAACAGTCAGTACATGAACCTGACTAAAAACTCCAGCCTGGCCTTTGCGATCGCCTTTCCTGAAATTTATTCGATCGCCACTACCACCTATAACCAAACTGGTAGACCGGTTGAAGTCTTTGTGGTCATGATGGCCACCTACTTAACCCTCTGTCTACTCATAACTGTGGTGATGAACCAATTCAACCGATCTGTGCAGTTTAAGGAGCGCTAA
- a CDS encoding amino acid ABC transporter permease, with protein MTSVTPDSLSSAPPEILALGPVAWAKKNLFSDWFNSLLTVVIVGILGWGIFRLASWALTVAQWQVIPNNFGLFMTGTFPSGLYARIWALLAVVCGLAGLSWGVLGRNVSILFSRSVLIGLGLVCAFIVLFPPTRPSSLKLLPMVALVAIAAAGGRQVGRKFPGIGKWVSLAWFLSYFVALWLIGGGLGLTPVSTNDWGGLVLTLFTAVSGIVLCFPLGLLLALGRRSALPVVRLLSTVYIELVRGVPLVAFLFMGQVMIPLFLPIGSRPDRILRAVIALALFSAAYLAENVRAGLQAVPRGQREAAMSLGLNTPTTLGLIILPQALKIAIPAIVGQFISLFQDTTLLSIVGLAELLGIGKSILANPAYLGRYAEVYLFLAVIYWFFCYAMSLASRKIEEKLNTEH; from the coding sequence ATGACCTCCGTAACGCCTGACTCTCTCTCTTCTGCACCCCCTGAAATATTGGCCCTGGGACCGGTGGCCTGGGCCAAAAAAAATCTGTTCAGTGACTGGTTCAACAGCCTCCTGACCGTCGTTATTGTCGGTATCCTCGGCTGGGGTATTTTTCGCCTTGCTTCTTGGGCTTTGACCGTCGCTCAATGGCAGGTCATACCCAATAACTTCGGTCTGTTTATGACCGGAACCTTTCCCTCAGGGCTATATGCCCGCATTTGGGCACTGTTGGCTGTGGTTTGCGGTTTGGCAGGGCTGTCATGGGGAGTGCTGGGGCGCAATGTCTCTATCCTGTTTAGCCGCAGCGTGCTGATTGGCCTGGGGCTAGTATGTGCCTTTATTGTGCTGTTTCCGCCGACTCGGCCCAGTTCCTTAAAGCTGCTGCCGATGGTGGCGCTGGTGGCGATCGCCGCCGCAGGGGGTCGCCAGGTAGGGCGAAAATTCCCGGGCATTGGCAAATGGGTGTCTCTAGCCTGGTTTTTGTCGTACTTCGTGGCTCTGTGGCTGATTGGCGGTGGCCTCGGGCTCACCCCCGTATCCACCAACGACTGGGGCGGGCTGGTGCTGACGCTGTTTACCGCCGTGAGCGGTATTGTGCTGTGCTTTCCGCTGGGGCTGCTGCTGGCCCTGGGGCGGCGCAGTGCGCTGCCGGTGGTGCGCTTGCTATCTACCGTCTACATCGAACTGGTGCGGGGTGTGCCCCTGGTGGCCTTTCTATTCATGGGGCAGGTGATGATTCCGCTGTTTTTGCCGATTGGGTCGCGACCCGATCGCATTTTACGGGCGGTCATTGCGCTGGCTCTGTTTAGCGCGGCCTACCTGGCCGAAAACGTGCGGGCGGGCTTGCAAGCGGTACCTCGCGGTCAGCGCGAGGCCGCTATGTCTTTGGGGCTCAATACTCCCACTACCCTGGGCCTGATTATTCTGCCTCAGGCGCTCAAGATCGCGATTCCGGCGATCGTCGGGCAGTTTATCAGTCTGTTTCAGGACACAACGCTGCTATCGATTGTGGGTCTGGCAGAGCTATTGGGTATTGGTAAATCAATCTTGGCCAACCCAGCCTATTTAGGACGCTACGCCGAGGTCTATCTGTTCCTAGCGGTGATCTACTGGTTCTTTTGCTACGCCATGTCCTTGGCCAGCCGCAAAATTGAGGAGAAGCTCAATACTGAACACTAG